The Limnochorda sp. LNt genome includes a region encoding these proteins:
- a CDS encoding YpiB family protein, with the protein MKNPASLYFLQHLLEAPGLLERISFVSERDFLPNTVLIAEDGSPEAGFELELGAHQREEVSIVNGRLVRQLHRTCALHVHDPIQAIEALQHLRGRLYAVFSFASEVPPWYRAVLEPNPAMPVKGEQRRRVEAALAEIVREQVDLLLLAITLRQEIEEQLRRRDREGFLRTAPLYNAVRQRCLWDV; encoded by the coding sequence TTGAAGAATCCGGCCAGCCTCTACTTCCTCCAGCACCTGCTGGAGGCGCCGGGGCTGCTCGAGCGGATCAGCTTCGTCTCGGAGCGCGACTTCCTGCCCAACACCGTCCTCATCGCCGAGGACGGCAGCCCCGAGGCGGGTTTCGAACTCGAGCTGGGCGCCCACCAGCGCGAGGAGGTCAGCATCGTCAACGGGCGACTCGTGCGCCAGCTCCACCGCACCTGCGCCCTCCACGTCCACGACCCCATCCAGGCCATCGAAGCCCTGCAGCACCTGCGCGGGCGCCTCTACGCGGTCTTCTCCTTCGCCTCGGAGGTGCCGCCCTGGTACCGGGCGGTGCTGGAGCCCAACCCTGCCATGCCGGTCAAGGGCGAGCAACGTCGCCGCGTCGAGGCCGCGCTGGCGGAGATCGTCCGGGAGCAGGTGGATCTGTTGCTGCTCGCCATCACGCTCCGCCAGGAGATCGAGGAGCAGCTGCGCCGCCGGGACCGGGAGGGCTTCCTGCGGACCGCGCCCCTTTACAACGCCGTGCGGCAGCGCTGCCTCTGGGACGTCTGA